One Gordonia sp. SID5947 genomic region harbors:
- a CDS encoding LysE/ArgO family amino acid transporter: MSTYVLAAIAGLLTGAGLIIAIGPQNVFVIRQGVARAHVVPVVAVCAISDVVLIVAGVAGLGALVSAHPAVITLAKVFGGGYVIVLGLLAARRCLRSTEAIVTNAGEANTASRWAAVGMTLALTWLNPHVYLDTVLTMGAIANSHGNAKWAFAVGACLASLLWFVSLGGGATRLAHHFASPRSWRILDAVVAVVMLAMGAMLIASVGS, encoded by the coding sequence ATGAGCACTTACGTCCTTGCCGCGATCGCCGGGTTGCTGACCGGCGCCGGGCTGATCATCGCGATCGGTCCGCAGAACGTCTTCGTCATCCGACAGGGCGTGGCTCGCGCGCATGTCGTCCCCGTCGTCGCGGTGTGCGCGATCTCCGATGTGGTGCTGATCGTCGCGGGCGTCGCCGGCCTGGGCGCTCTGGTCTCCGCGCATCCCGCGGTCATCACGCTCGCCAAGGTCTTCGGCGGGGGGTACGTGATCGTGCTCGGGCTGCTGGCGGCGCGTCGGTGCCTGCGGAGCACCGAGGCGATCGTGACCAACGCCGGTGAGGCGAACACCGCGAGCCGTTGGGCGGCGGTCGGGATGACCCTGGCCCTCACATGGCTCAACCCGCACGTCTACCTCGACACGGTGCTGACGATGGGAGCCATCGCGAACAGTCACGGAAATGCCAAGTGGGCGTTCGCCGTCGGCGCCTGCCTCGCGAGCCTCCTGTGGTTCGTATCGCTCGGTGGTGGTGCCACCAGGCTCGCCCACCACTTCGCGTCGCCGAGATCGTGGCGGATCCTCGATGCCGTCGTCGCGGTGGTGATGCTCGCGATGGGGGCCATGCTGATCGCGTCGGTGGGTTCCTGA
- a CDS encoding LysR family transcriptional regulator ArgP encodes MEISQEGLLTLAAVLREGTFDAAATTLHITPSAVSQRIKALETSVGRVVLRRTKPATATPDGEVLVRLAKQWELLVEETRSELLGSGSGGEDSTRIHLPIAANADSLATWFLPVLARMHHEHPVAIEVVRDDESQNTRFLQSGEVLAAITSDPLGIRGCTTRALGSMRYLPVATPDYVARWLPDGPSAPALSRAPMVLFDRNDYIQRDVLTTLAAQPVSPPISYIPASTEFHLAVELGVGWGAVPEVQIADALAAGRVVPIVDHHVDVPLFWQYWKLSSPILDALTELTVAAAAEHLVAPPERIR; translated from the coding sequence GTGGAGATCAGCCAGGAAGGCTTGCTGACCCTTGCCGCAGTTCTTCGCGAGGGCACCTTCGACGCAGCCGCGACGACACTGCACATCACGCCATCGGCGGTCAGCCAGCGGATCAAGGCACTCGAGACCTCGGTCGGCCGGGTGGTCCTCCGCCGGACCAAACCCGCCACCGCCACGCCCGACGGTGAGGTGCTCGTGCGCCTTGCCAAGCAATGGGAGTTGCTGGTCGAGGAGACCCGTTCCGAACTCCTCGGCAGCGGCTCCGGCGGCGAGGACTCCACGCGCATCCACCTCCCGATCGCGGCGAACGCGGACTCACTGGCCACCTGGTTCCTCCCGGTTCTCGCACGCATGCACCACGAGCATCCGGTCGCCATCGAGGTGGTCCGCGACGACGAGAGCCAGAACACCCGGTTCCTGCAGTCGGGAGAAGTGCTCGCCGCCATCACCTCCGATCCGCTCGGCATCCGCGGTTGCACCACCAGAGCACTCGGATCGATGCGCTATCTGCCCGTCGCCACACCGGATTACGTGGCCCGTTGGCTCCCGGACGGACCGAGTGCGCCAGCCCTGTCCCGTGCGCCGATGGTGCTGTTCGACCGCAACGACTACATCCAGCGCGATGTTCTGACAACCCTTGCTGCGCAACCCGTCTCGCCGCCGATCAGCTACATCCCCGCCTCCACCGAGTTCCACCTCGCCGTGGAACTCGGTGTCGGCTGGGGTGCGGTACCCGAGGTGCAGATCGCCGACGCGCTCGCCGCGGGCCGGGTGGTCCCGATCGTCGACCACCATGTCGACGTCCCGCTGTTCTGGCAGTACTGGAAACTCAGCTCGCCGATCCTCGATGCCTTGACCGAGCTGACCGTCGCAGCTGCTGCCGAACACCTCGTGGCGCCGCCGGAACGGATCAGGTGA
- a CDS encoding MFS transporter: MSDHGLSVALRPFASRQYRLLAVGLVLAMFADGVWTVGVVWQVIEMGGGPGRLSAVTGVAALGMVVSTLAGGVLADRVSQRLIMIALEMVKLLAFAVVGVAAMLGVLNQPCLVAAAFVGGVTMGMYYPAYSALLPSIVEPRQLQAANGIEGFLRPVVFQALGPMVAGGAISIASPAVAIVLAGFASAASSIFYVAMEPVRVRRERSEMPVHHPFVSVLTDIAEGFAYMWRTPWLWATLFFACILVLATMGPIEVLVPFALRERVHGGAGDHSLVLAAFGIGAALSSLVFASIPMPRRYLTVMFSIWGLSSVPLVIMGFADSTWMFVVAGFLMGILFDGPMVLWGTLLQRRVPPALLGRVASLDFFVSVALMPVSMAIAAPMSHAIGLTATFVAAGLLPVPVAASFYLAARLWRDEIDHPLRIQVTDNPKVLT; encoded by the coding sequence ATGTCCGACCATGGTCTGTCCGTGGCGCTGAGGCCGTTCGCGTCGCGGCAGTACCGGCTGCTCGCCGTCGGGCTGGTGTTGGCCATGTTCGCCGACGGCGTGTGGACCGTCGGTGTGGTGTGGCAGGTCATCGAGATGGGTGGCGGGCCCGGCCGGCTCTCCGCCGTCACGGGTGTGGCCGCCCTCGGCATGGTGGTCTCCACCCTCGCCGGTGGCGTGCTCGCCGACCGGGTCTCGCAGCGCCTCATCATGATCGCGCTGGAGATGGTGAAGTTGCTGGCGTTCGCCGTCGTGGGAGTCGCCGCCATGCTCGGCGTGCTGAATCAGCCGTGCCTGGTCGCCGCGGCCTTTGTCGGCGGCGTCACGATGGGGATGTACTACCCGGCGTACTCGGCGCTGCTGCCGAGCATCGTCGAGCCTCGACAGTTGCAGGCCGCCAACGGGATCGAGGGATTCCTGCGTCCGGTCGTCTTCCAGGCGCTCGGCCCGATGGTGGCCGGTGGCGCGATCTCCATCGCCTCGCCCGCAGTGGCAATCGTGCTGGCGGGCTTCGCGAGTGCGGCGTCGTCGATCTTCTACGTCGCCATGGAGCCGGTGCGGGTCCGGCGTGAGCGCAGCGAGATGCCGGTGCACCACCCGTTCGTCTCGGTGTTGACCGACATCGCCGAGGGTTTCGCCTACATGTGGCGGACCCCGTGGCTCTGGGCGACGTTGTTCTTCGCCTGCATCCTGGTGCTCGCCACCATGGGGCCGATCGAGGTGCTGGTGCCGTTCGCCCTGCGGGAACGGGTGCACGGCGGTGCCGGCGACCACTCGTTGGTGCTGGCGGCGTTCGGCATCGGCGCGGCGTTGTCGTCGCTGGTGTTCGCCTCGATCCCGATGCCGCGGAGATATCTGACGGTGATGTTCTCGATCTGGGGTCTGTCGAGTGTGCCGTTGGTGATCATGGGATTCGCCGACAGCACGTGGATGTTCGTGGTCGCCGGGTTCCTGATGGGCATTCTCTTCGACGGTCCGATGGTCTTGTGGGGCACGCTGTTGCAGCGTCGGGTGCCACCGGCACTACTGGGGCGGGTCGCGAGTCTCGACTTCTTCGTGTCCGTGGCGTTGATGCCGGTCTCGATGGCGATTGCGGCACCGATGAGTCACGCGATCGGGTTGACCGCCACCTTCGTGGCGGCCGGTCTGCTCCCGGTGCCGGTCGCGGCGAGCTTCTACCTCGCCGCGCGCCTGTGGCGTGACGAGATCGATCACCCGCTGCGGATTCAGGTGACCGACAATCCCAAGGTCCTCACCTGA
- a CDS encoding NAD(P)/FAD-dependent oxidoreductase, which produces MTDEPGHLDVLIVGAGLSGIDAAFRITERNPGLRYRIVERRSRIGGTWDLFRYPGVRSDSDIFSLSFPFRPWPGDRTIAEGDEIRDYLEDTARELGIDEHIDFEVSVTAADFDTTTDLWTVTTEAGGSRRTYVSRFLYMCTGYYRYDEGYLPDFPRMADFGGVVVHPQFWPEDLDYVGKKVVVIGSGATAVTLIPAMAKAAAEVTMLQRSPTFMLPLPWQDPMTRLLRRVLPNTWSHHLIRWRNALGTMAFYLYCRAFPKLSRRTLRQIAIRLLPKGYDVDTHFRPRYEPWDERLCIIPDGDFYRTIRNGDADVVTDQIDRFLPGGIRLVSGRELDADIVVTATGLQLIAFGGASLSIDGRDFKPHDKFAYRGYMLNDVPNMAWSVGYTNASWTLRVDLTSQAFADLIAHMDEHGYTHAYPTVGSAVLPEELLLALDSGYVRRSATLLPKASSESPWRVRHNLILDAIDARRYDVTEAMVFGTVEPRVTAPSA; this is translated from the coding sequence ATGACCGACGAGCCCGGACATCTCGATGTGCTTATCGTCGGGGCCGGTTTGTCGGGCATCGACGCCGCCTTCCGGATCACCGAACGCAATCCCGGCCTGCGCTACCGGATCGTCGAGCGGCGCAGCCGAATCGGTGGCACCTGGGACCTGTTCCGGTACCCAGGCGTGCGATCGGATTCCGACATCTTCAGCCTGAGCTTCCCGTTCCGTCCGTGGCCCGGGGACCGAACCATCGCCGAAGGTGACGAGATCCGCGACTATCTGGAGGACACCGCACGCGAACTCGGGATCGACGAACACATCGACTTCGAGGTGTCGGTCACCGCAGCCGATTTCGACACGACCACCGATCTCTGGACGGTCACGACCGAGGCGGGTGGGTCGCGTAGGACCTATGTGTCGCGATTCCTCTACATGTGCACCGGGTACTACCGCTACGACGAGGGATACCTGCCGGACTTCCCCCGCATGGCCGACTTCGGCGGCGTCGTCGTCCATCCGCAGTTCTGGCCGGAGGATTTGGACTATGTGGGAAAGAAGGTGGTGGTGATCGGCAGCGGCGCCACCGCGGTCACCCTGATCCCGGCGATGGCGAAGGCCGCGGCCGAGGTCACGATGCTGCAGCGTTCGCCGACGTTCATGTTGCCTCTCCCGTGGCAGGATCCGATGACGAGACTGCTGCGCCGGGTGCTACCGAACACGTGGTCACATCATCTGATCCGGTGGCGAAATGCTCTGGGTACCATGGCCTTCTACCTCTACTGCCGGGCCTTCCCGAAACTCTCCCGACGTACCCTCCGGCAGATCGCGATCCGGCTGCTGCCGAAGGGGTACGACGTCGACACCCACTTCCGGCCGCGCTACGAGCCGTGGGACGAGCGGTTGTGCATCATCCCCGACGGCGACTTCTACCGAACGATCCGCAACGGTGACGCCGACGTCGTCACAGATCAGATCGATCGATTTCTGCCGGGCGGAATACGTCTCGTCTCCGGCCGGGAACTCGACGCGGACATCGTGGTCACCGCCACCGGACTCCAGTTGATCGCTTTCGGCGGTGCGTCGCTGAGCATCGACGGTCGCGACTTCAAGCCACACGACAAGTTCGCCTACCGCGGATACATGCTGAACGACGTGCCGAACATGGCGTGGTCGGTCGGTTACACCAACGCGTCGTGGACCCTTCGCGTCGATCTGACCAGCCAGGCCTTCGCGGACCTGATCGCGCACATGGACGAGCACGGTTACACCCACGCGTATCCGACGGTCGGGTCGGCGGTACTCCCGGAAGAACTGCTGCTGGCCCTCGACTCGGGGTACGTGAGACGATCCGCGACACTGCTGCCCAAGGCTTCGTCGGAAAGTCCGTGGCGCGTGCGGCACAACCTGATCCTCGATGCCATCGACGCGCGACGGTACGACGTGACCGAGGCGATGGTGTTCGGGACCGTCGAGCCACGGGTCACCGCGCCCTCGGCCTGA
- a CDS encoding Ku protein, whose amino-acid sequence MNPMRSIWKGDLSFGLVNVPVKVYSATESHDRKSYQVDSKDGTRIRYRRVREGTDSEVDYSDIANAYETDSGETVILTKEDLGMLPVQKSPEISILEFVPTEQVDPIYFDKPYYLEPASKSPKAYALLAQALQKTDRLAIANFTLRNRTRLAALRVVDGVMTLQTLLWPDEVRAADFDFLGDEPEIRPQELEMAASLIETMAKDFDPTEFEDTYQVELSKLVEAKSEGAEAFPTTEEDTSADEDSEVADLLAALRASVKDKGASDSSSDDDEKKSAPAKKAAKKAPAKKAPAKKAPAKKAAAKQEPAKKTTAKKTTAKKSA is encoded by the coding sequence ATGAACCCCATGCGCTCGATCTGGAAGGGCGATCTGAGCTTTGGCCTGGTGAACGTCCCGGTCAAGGTGTATTCGGCCACGGAAAGTCACGACCGGAAGTCGTACCAAGTCGATTCCAAGGACGGGACGCGGATTCGGTATCGCCGGGTACGTGAGGGAACCGATTCGGAGGTCGATTACTCCGACATCGCAAACGCGTACGAGACCGACTCCGGTGAGACGGTGATCCTCACCAAGGAGGATCTGGGGATGCTGCCGGTGCAGAAGAGCCCGGAGATCTCCATCCTCGAGTTCGTCCCCACCGAACAGGTCGATCCGATCTACTTCGACAAGCCCTATTACCTCGAGCCGGCGTCGAAGTCGCCGAAGGCCTACGCGTTGCTCGCCCAGGCGCTGCAGAAGACCGACCGGCTGGCCATCGCCAACTTCACACTGCGCAACCGCACCAGGCTCGCGGCGCTGCGCGTCGTCGACGGTGTGATGACACTGCAGACCCTGCTGTGGCCGGACGAGGTCCGCGCCGCCGACTTCGACTTCCTCGGTGACGAACCCGAGATCCGACCTCAAGAACTCGAGATGGCCGCGTCGCTGATCGAGACCATGGCAAAGGACTTCGACCCCACCGAGTTCGAGGACACCTATCAGGTCGAGTTGTCCAAGCTCGTCGAGGCGAAATCCGAAGGTGCCGAGGCATTCCCGACGACGGAGGAGGACACGTCGGCCGACGAGGACTCCGAGGTGGCCGACCTGCTCGCGGCGCTACGCGCTTCGGTGAAGGACAAGGGAGCCTCCGACAGTTCGTCGGATGACGACGAGAAGAAGTCGGCGCCGGCAAAGAAGGCCGCAAAGAAGGCCCCCGCAAAGAAGGCCCCTGCCAAGAAGGCGCCCGCGAAGAAGGCCGCCGCCAAGCAGGAGCCGGCCAAGAAGACCACTGCCAAGAAGACGACGGCGAAGAAGTCGGCCTGA
- a CDS encoding ATP-dependent DNA ligase → MAGGDILEVDGRRIPITNLEKVLYPETGTRKFEVIDYYSRIADVMLPHLAGRPVTRKRWPNGVESMPFFEKDLPESAPAWLERFGEQHSKRVITYPLATSRADLVWFGQMAALELHTPQWRVPDPHTAPNADRLVLDLDPGPDVPLSQCAEVALMIRDMLSAAGLTAYPVTSGGKGLHLYARFDRPVSPDAARTVAKQIATSLAAAHPESITATMSKSIRAGKVFIDWSQNSGSKTTLAPYSMRGREQPWVAAPRSWDELTDPDIGQLLFHEVLERVATEGDLLLDLDDEHDAGDLDTDAVVAAATAAPPVTDRPTTDPPTADPPIPNAVVSLGEYRRKRDADKTPEPFGDEAHRDRADGDASSDPIFVIQEHHARRLHYDFRLERDGVLVSWAVPKNLPDDPGQNRLAVHTEDHPMDYADFEGDIPHGEYGGGHVEIWDRGTYETEKWRENEVIVRLHGSRVQGRYALIKTGDKNWLAHLMSDEPRPIMPDSLRDPRPMLATDESIENLDGRDWAFEGKWDGYRILLRYIDGDFRLTSRSGIDMTADFPQLRSVADDLGLIDVVLDGEVVALDASGRTNFTLLAARNTTAEDLTVKLYIFDVLYLNGTSLLRRPWSQRRELLEELAPAFAHSAYAEVPPLLDGPGRAALEHSREQGYEGVVAKRRTSTYQQGRRTTKWLKHKNWSDIEVVIGGYRPGRGNRSNTIGSLLLGLPEETGLRYVGRVGTGFSDAQLRSLADELEPLRIKTCPFVDKLDRPVSSSAVWVLPKLVGEVRFMDWTTTGHLRHPSWRGIRRDKLPGDL, encoded by the coding sequence ATGGCGGGCGGAGACATTCTCGAGGTCGACGGTCGTCGCATCCCCATCACCAACCTCGAGAAGGTGCTGTATCCGGAGACCGGTACCCGGAAGTTCGAGGTCATCGACTATTACTCGCGGATCGCCGACGTCATGCTCCCGCATCTCGCCGGGCGACCGGTCACCCGCAAACGCTGGCCGAACGGCGTGGAGTCGATGCCGTTCTTCGAGAAGGATCTACCGGAGTCGGCGCCCGCCTGGCTCGAGCGGTTCGGCGAGCAGCACAGCAAACGGGTCATCACCTACCCGCTTGCGACCTCCCGCGCCGACCTCGTGTGGTTCGGACAGATGGCTGCGCTGGAACTGCACACCCCGCAGTGGCGCGTCCCCGACCCGCACACGGCACCCAACGCCGATCGCCTCGTCCTCGATCTCGACCCCGGCCCGGACGTCCCGCTGTCGCAGTGCGCAGAGGTGGCGCTGATGATCCGCGACATGCTGTCGGCCGCCGGCCTGACCGCCTATCCGGTGACGAGCGGCGGCAAGGGTCTGCACCTGTACGCGCGGTTCGACCGCCCCGTCTCTCCGGACGCGGCGCGCACGGTCGCCAAGCAGATCGCCACCAGCCTCGCCGCCGCACATCCCGAGTCGATAACCGCGACCATGTCCAAGTCGATCCGGGCCGGCAAGGTCTTCATCGACTGGAGCCAGAACAGCGGGTCGAAGACCACGCTGGCGCCGTACTCGATGCGCGGGCGCGAGCAGCCGTGGGTCGCCGCGCCGCGGTCCTGGGACGAGCTGACCGACCCCGACATCGGCCAGCTGCTCTTCCACGAGGTCCTCGAACGGGTTGCCACCGAGGGCGACCTACTCCTCGACCTCGACGACGAGCACGATGCCGGGGACCTCGACACCGACGCCGTCGTCGCGGCCGCCACCGCGGCTCCCCCCGTCACGGATCGGCCCACCACGGACCCGCCCACCGCCGACCCGCCCATCCCCAACGCGGTTGTCAGCCTGGGTGAATACCGTCGCAAGCGCGACGCCGACAAGACTCCCGAGCCGTTCGGCGACGAAGCGCACCGCGACCGCGCCGACGGGGATGCGTCGTCCGATCCGATCTTCGTCATCCAGGAGCACCACGCACGCCGCCTGCACTACGACTTCCGGTTGGAGCGCGACGGCGTGCTGGTCTCGTGGGCGGTCCCGAAGAACCTGCCCGACGACCCCGGGCAGAACCGGCTGGCGGTGCACACCGAAGATCATCCGATGGATTACGCCGACTTCGAAGGCGACATCCCGCACGGCGAGTACGGCGGCGGACACGTGGAGATCTGGGACCGCGGCACATATGAGACCGAGAAGTGGCGCGAGAACGAGGTGATCGTCCGATTACACGGCAGTCGGGTGCAGGGTCGGTACGCACTCATCAAGACAGGCGACAAGAATTGGCTCGCCCATCTGATGAGCGATGAGCCGCGTCCGATCATGCCCGACAGTCTGCGCGATCCGCGCCCGATGCTGGCCACCGACGAGTCGATCGAGAACCTCGACGGCCGCGACTGGGCGTTCGAAGGGAAGTGGGACGGATATCGGATCCTGTTGCGCTACATCGACGGTGATTTCCGCCTCACGTCGCGTTCGGGTATCGACATGACCGCGGATTTTCCCCAATTACGTTCTGTCGCCGACGATCTCGGGCTGATCGACGTGGTTCTCGACGGCGAGGTGGTGGCTCTCGATGCGAGCGGCCGCACCAACTTCACGCTGCTCGCAGCGCGGAACACCACCGCCGAGGACCTCACCGTCAAGCTGTACATCTTCGACGTGCTGTACCTCAACGGCACGTCACTGTTACGCCGGCCGTGGTCGCAACGACGGGAGCTGCTGGAGGAACTCGCACCTGCGTTCGCACACTCCGCATATGCGGAAGTGCCACCGCTGCTCGACGGGCCCGGACGGGCCGCACTGGAGCACAGTCGCGAACAGGGTTATGAGGGCGTGGTCGCCAAGCGACGGACATCGACGTACCAGCAGGGTCGACGCACCACCAAATGGCTCAAACACAAGAACTGGAGCGACATCGAGGTCGTGATCGGCGGATACCGTCCCGGTCGCGGCAACCGGTCGAACACCATCGGGTCGTTGCTGCTCGGCCTGCCCGAGGAGACCGGGCTACGGTACGTCGGGCGGGTGGGCACGGGCTTCAGCGATGCCCAACTACGCTCACTCGCCGACGAACTCGAGCCGCTGCGGATCAAGACCTGTCCGTTCGTCGACAAGCTCGACAGGCCCGTCTCGTCGAGCGCGGTGTGGGTGCTGCCGAAGCTCGTCGGGGAGGTCCGGTTCATGGATTGGACCACCACCGGGCACCTGCGCCACCCGAGTTGGCGCGGCATCCGGCGTGACAAGCTGCCCGGAGATCTCTGA
- a CDS encoding dienelactone hydrolase family protein has protein sequence MSDEMITISTPDGVADAYLTRPDDASGPLPGVLFAIDAIGLRPQTKQMADRIASWGYVVLAPNVFYRSGAATDLEPTADLTDPASRADFFTEVMPRVRALTDDLAAPDLSAYIDTLRGLDGVADGDVGITGYCMGGRLALLAAATRPDVVGAIGMFHTGGLVTDDDSSPHRRLPDVRADVLAIHADEDQSLPPEAVAAFEHALSSCGVTHSASVYPGAHHGYTMADTAIYHHEATEKHFAELQKLFDRALH, from the coding sequence GTGTCCGACGAGATGATCACGATCTCCACCCCCGACGGCGTGGCCGACGCCTATCTCACGCGTCCGGACGACGCCTCCGGCCCTCTGCCGGGTGTGTTGTTCGCCATCGACGCCATCGGCTTGCGCCCGCAGACCAAGCAGATGGCAGATCGGATCGCGTCGTGGGGATACGTCGTGCTGGCGCCGAATGTCTTCTATCGTTCCGGTGCCGCAACCGATCTCGAGCCCACCGCCGACCTCACCGATCCGGCGAGCCGGGCCGACTTCTTCACGGAGGTGATGCCCCGGGTCCGGGCACTCACCGACGATCTCGCCGCGCCGGACCTGTCGGCGTACATCGACACACTGCGGGGGTTGGACGGCGTCGCCGACGGGGACGTGGGGATCACCGGCTACTGTATGGGCGGACGTCTCGCGCTGCTCGCCGCGGCCACCCGACCGGACGTCGTGGGCGCGATCGGGATGTTCCACACCGGCGGCCTGGTCACCGACGACGACAGCAGCCCGCACCGGCGGTTGCCCGACGTCCGTGCCGACGTCCTCGCCATCCACGCCGACGAGGATCAGTCGCTGCCCCCGGAGGCCGTCGCCGCGTTCGAGCACGCACTCAGCTCATGCGGTGTCACCCACTCCGCGTCGGTGTACCCGGGAGCCCACCATGGCTACACGATGGCCGACACCGCGATCTATCACCACGAGGCCACCGAGAAGCACTTCGCGGAACTGCAGAAGCTGTTCGACCGCGCCCTCCACTGA
- a CDS encoding SDR family NAD(P)-dependent oxidoreductase — protein MARFAGATAVVTGGGSGIGAALTRALTSAGANVVCTDLDVAAAEAVVGATAGAPGTSRAAALDVTDGDAVRALIDEVVSTDGRIDLMFNNAGIVLGGNTELLAPDQWDHIIDVNIRGVVHGVAAAYPHMIRQGSGHIVNTASMAGLAPAGLLTSYVMTKHAVVGLSLALRTEAAARGVGVLALCPAAVDTPILDAPGVGGFTGRTYYLSGQGIRTPYAPDRLAREALGAIVDDKPLLVVPVQARMAWRFSRMAPGLMQKLAATFVADQRVRQQL, from the coding sequence ATGGCGCGATTCGCCGGAGCGACTGCGGTGGTGACCGGTGGGGGTTCGGGAATCGGCGCCGCGCTCACCAGAGCGCTCACCTCCGCGGGCGCGAACGTCGTCTGCACGGATCTGGACGTCGCTGCGGCGGAAGCGGTCGTGGGTGCGACGGCCGGCGCGCCAGGGACGTCGCGGGCCGCGGCTCTCGACGTCACCGACGGCGATGCGGTCCGTGCCCTGATCGACGAGGTGGTGTCGACGGACGGACGCATCGACCTCATGTTCAACAACGCGGGGATCGTGCTCGGTGGGAACACCGAACTCCTGGCGCCCGACCAGTGGGACCACATCATCGATGTCAACATCCGCGGCGTGGTGCACGGTGTCGCAGCGGCTTACCCGCACATGATCCGGCAAGGCTCCGGGCACATCGTCAACACGGCGTCGATGGCCGGGCTCGCCCCGGCCGGACTGCTCACGAGTTATGTCATGACGAAACACGCGGTCGTCGGGCTGTCGCTGGCATTGCGGACGGAGGCCGCCGCGCGCGGCGTCGGTGTGCTGGCGCTCTGCCCGGCGGCCGTGGACACGCCGATACTCGACGCGCCAGGTGTCGGCGGGTTCACCGGGCGGACCTACTACCTGTCAGGGCAAGGGATCCGGACACCCTATGCGCCCGACCGGCTTGCGAGGGAGGCGCTCGGTGCGATCGTCGACGACAAGCCGCTGCTGGTGGTACCCGTCCAGGCGCGGATGGCGTGGCGCTTCTCGCGCATGGCGCCGGGCCTGATGCAGAAGCTGGCGGCGACATTCGTCGCCGATCAGCGGGTGCGCCAGCAGCTGTGA
- a CDS encoding metallophosphoesterase, producing MFVVAHISDLHFNGTRYNRSRIESTLGYINARADGIDALLVTGDITDEGSESEYREAFGVLESPLPMLITAGNHDRREAFNAHLMGRVTDEPVNQVALIGGVLFVVCDSSIPERNDGHLTDDTLAWASAEIAAAGPTTPVLIAFHHPPTTLGMPFMDSIRQMGEERLAALVDQHPNIVAFLCGHAHTPSVTTFAGRPLAIAPGVASTLNLPFEGSDIVNRGQPPGISFHVLDGLDGPPDGWRLITHFRSVEF from the coding sequence GTGTTTGTCGTCGCCCACATCAGCGACCTGCATTTCAATGGCACGCGGTACAACCGCAGCCGTATCGAATCGACGCTTGGCTACATCAATGCCCGCGCCGACGGCATCGACGCACTCTTGGTGACCGGTGACATCACCGATGAGGGCAGCGAGTCGGAGTACCGCGAGGCGTTCGGGGTGCTCGAGAGCCCGCTGCCGATGCTCATCACCGCGGGCAATCATGACCGACGAGAGGCTTTCAACGCTCACCTGATGGGCCGGGTGACCGATGAACCGGTCAATCAGGTCGCGCTGATCGGCGGCGTGTTGTTCGTGGTCTGCGACAGTTCCATCCCCGAACGCAACGACGGCCACCTCACCGACGACACGCTCGCCTGGGCGTCCGCCGAGATCGCCGCCGCCGGACCGACCACCCCGGTGCTGATCGCGTTCCACCACCCGCCGACGACGCTGGGGATGCCGTTCATGGATTCCATCCGGCAGATGGGTGAAGAGCGACTGGCCGCGCTCGTCGACCAGCATCCGAACATCGTCGCCTTCCTGTGCGGCCATGCTCACACGCCATCTGTCACCACCTTCGCCGGTCGGCCGCTGGCGATCGCACCCGGGGTCGCCTCGACACTCAACCTGCCGTTCGAGGGCTCCGACATCGTCAACCGCGGCCAGCCGCCGGGCATCTCGTTCCATGTTCTCGACGGACTCGACGGACCGCCCGACGGCTGGCGCCTGATCACCCACTTCCGTTCGGTGGAGTTCTGA